In Eriocheir sinensis breed Jianghai 21 chromosome 12, ASM2467909v1, whole genome shotgun sequence, the following proteins share a genomic window:
- the LOC126997448 gene encoding NPC intracellular cholesterol transporter 1-like encodes MARTSVTAAGAVLLALVALARAQIPDEGRCIWYGPGTPNPDKNPNQYVNEAYTGPAKLMNDKNALTSMDEHCSTLMKELRTDYGDDGNGLPMCCTKSNIDDMTLQFGALDTFMAQCPACLTNIKMSFCYFTCHPRHSNFLVPTRMLDYNDTDTGEPKQAVWEVDFHITDDYTNKTYDSCDEVYMSELNRPAMTIICGNYGYNCDPYKLFTFFGDNSHAPFKITYRWANTTVVAEDADTGEMRSMTPFAMPTTPCNSNDTSLHCLCSDCRDSCTAYPDVPEYKEWPMVGSVDVFTFTLIIVYCILAVAIIVSACTCWNKNGGGSRCDATCSCCQNVSASVEKGIQSTFTTFGRTVARHPFLFLFLGAAVIVGLSIGVIWLKVTTDPVELWASPTSRTRKDKDYFDSHFNPFYRTTQIIIVPKGYEWTNVTITDNLGIERDYLFGPALNEDFVQRVMELQIQINNLVAEYDGGEVTLTDVCERPMEPAYDDCLIQSITNYWQLDPEKLNKSIEEGTYAKTMVTCISNPTNVDVDYCLGSYGGPVLPYTALGGYLKEGEVLALEPQYTESTALIITILISNYLDKDELGPALAWEKRFLDFMKEVTTDEEWTVDMDIAFNAERGIEDELKRESQNDAVTILISYLIMFAYITLALGNLSAECNRLLIESRIVLALSGVTLVMLSVVASLGFYGYVAVPATLFVIEVIPFLVLAVGVDNIFILVQTWQREPRLENESIEEHIGRVVGKVAPSMLLSTTAEALCFFLGGLSDMPAVYAFALYAGLALVIDFFLQMTCFVALLSLDAHRIENNRWDVVCCVKGAKKSKKDSGDSGICYDIFNSFYAPFILSDFMRVVICLLFVGVTCTSMSRAPYIEVGLDQTLSMPEDSFVLKYFLYLNDYLSVGPPVYFVMKEGFNFTDFDEQNLICEVYGCNDDSMLQQVFLNSLVPDDTKIASGASSWLGSYFTWLIDNVAVNGYTFACCRLDEDGNFVDSSAEFDFAGRETCLHLDDFINDRPKPELFMDHLRDFLSDNPHGTMCSSAGHPAYGNAVKIVNDTETGMEVVGATSYMAYHTILKTSEDFTNALDWAYQLTDSLTEYLRSNSKYSPDIEVFPYSIFYVYYEQYLTMWADTGISLAISLASVFAVTLLFTFDLTSSFIILVTISMILADIMGLMYWWDISLNAVSLVNLVMSVGISVEFCSHVTHAFATSVLPTRLERAQEALATMGSSVLSGITLTKIGGIFVLGFAQSQIFRVFYFRMYLGMVVFGAAHGLMFLPVLLSLCGPSVNKALLKQKEKKEEQAKLEEQLKKTKIENEVLQNRLEAQLAVNRLQQQQVAAANESLQMAQQQQPIYPPVPQASNSVPQPQYPTSSAHSSISSPSSSSKRQEAAMSSLSPSAPEANDLPPSYKETDGAGGVTNKGFQE; translated from the exons GCCCAGATACCCGACGAAGGCAGGTGTATCTGGTACGGCCCCGGCACACCGAACCCGGACAAGAACCCGAACCAGTACGTGAACGAGGCGTACACCGGGCCAGCTAAACTGATGAACGACAAGAACGCCCTCACCAGCATGGACGAACACTGCTCCACGCTGATGAAGGAGCTGA GAACCGACTATGGGGATGACGGGAATGGGCTGCCAATGTGCTGCACCAAGTCCAACATCGACGACATGACGCTGCAGTTCGGGGCGCTGGACACCTTCATGGCGCAGTGTCCGGCGTGCCTGACCAACATTAAGATGAGCTTCTGCTACTTCACCTGCCACCCGCGACACTCCAACTTCCTCGTCCCCACCAGGAtgctag ATTACAACGACACGGACACGGGGGAGCCGAAGCAGGCGGTGTGGGAGGTGGACTTCCACATCACCGACGACTACACCAACAAGACCTACGACTCGTGCGACGAAGTGTACATGTCGGAGCTCAACAGGCCAGCCATGACCATCATCTGCGGCAACTACGGCTACAACTGCGACCCCTacaa ACTGTTTACCTTCTTCGGGGACAACAGCCATGCCCCCTTCAAAATCACCTACCGCTGGGCCAACACGACGGTGGTGGCGGAGGACGCGGACACGGGGGAGATGAGATCCATGACGCCCTTCGCGATGCCCACCACGCCCTGCAACAGCAAC gACACATCTTTGCACTGCCTCTGCTCGGACTGCCGCGACTCCTGCACCGCCTACCCCGATGTCCCGGAGTACAAGGAGTGGCCGATGGTGGGCTCCGTGGACGTCTTCACCTTCACCCTCATCATCGTCTACTGCATCCTCGCCGTCGCCATCATCGTCTCCGCGTGCACCTGCTGGAACAAGAATGGTGGAG gcAGCAGATGTGACGCGACGTGCTCCTGCTGCCAGAACGTCAGCGCCAGCGTGGAGAAGGGCATCCAGAGCACCTTCACCACCTTCGGGAGAA CCGTGGCCaggcatcccttcctcttcctcttcctgggcGCTGCGGTCATCGTCGGCCTCTCCATCGGCGTGATATGGCTCAAG GTGACCACAGACCCCGTGGAGCTGTGGGCCTCGCCGACCTCAAGGACACGCAAGGACAAGGACTACTTCGATAGCCACTTCAACCCCTTCTACAGGACCACACAGATCATCATTGTGCCCAAAGGATACGAGTGG ACCAATGTCACGATCACAGACAACCTGGGAATCGAACGGGACTACCTCTTCGGACCGGCGCTCAACGAGGACTTCGTGCAGCGGGTCATGGAACTGCAGATCCAGATCAACAAC CTGGTGGCTGAGTATGATGGTGGGGAGGTGACGCTGACGGACGTGTGTGAGCGGCCCATGGAGCCCGCATACGACGACTGCCTCATCCAGAGCATCACCAACTACTGGCAGCTCGACCCCGAGAAGCTGAACAAGTCTATCGAGGAGGGAACCTACGCCAAGACGATGGTCACGTGCATCAG CAACCCGACCAACGTGGATGTCGATTACTGTCTGGGGTCATACGGCGGCCCGGTGTTGCCCTATACGGCCCTCGGCGGCTACCTGAAGGAAGGCGAGGTGCTTGCCCTGGAGCCGCAGTACACCGAGTCCACggccctcatcatcaccatcctcatctccAACTACCTGGACAAAGACGAACTCGGCCCAGCTTTGGCGTGGGAGAAGAG GTTCCTCGACTTCATGAAGGAAGTGACCACGGACGAGGAGTGGACCGTTGACATGGACATCGCCTTCAACGCCGAGCGAGGCATCGAGGACGAGCTGAAGCGAGAGAGTCAGAATGACGCGGTCACCATCCTCATCAGTTACCTCATCATGTTCGCCTACATCACCCTCGCGCTGGGCAACCTCTCCGCCGAGTGCAACAGGCTGCTG ATCGAGAGCAGGATCGTCCTGGCCTTGAGCGGCGTCACCCTCGTCATGTTGTCTGTCGTGGCATCGCTCGGCTTCTATGGTTACGTTGCCGTGCCTGCCACGCTCTTCGTCATCGAG GTGATTCCCTTCCTGGTGCTGGCGGTGGGCGTGGACAACATCTTCATTCTGGTGCAGACGTGGCAGCGGGAGCCGCGGCTGGAAAACGAGAGCATCGAAGAACACATTGGGCGCGTGGTGGGCAAAGTGGCGCCCTCCATGCTGCTCTCCACCACGGCTGAGGCGCTCTGCTTCTTCCTCG GCGGCCTGTCTGATATGCCCGCCGTGTACGCCTTCGCCCTCTACGCCGGCCTGGCTCTCGTCATCGACTTCTTCCTTCAGATGACTTGCTTCGTCGCCCTCTTGAGCCTCGACGCTCACAGGATTGAG aACAACCGCTGGGACGTGGTGTGCTGCGTCAAGGGAgccaagaagagcaagaaggacAGCGGGGACTCCGGCATCTGCTACGACATTTTCAACTCCTTCTACGCTCCCTTCATCCTCTCG GACTTTATGCGTGTGGTGATATGCCTGTTGTTCGTGGGTGTAACCTGTACCTCGATGTCCAGAGCACCATACATCGAAGTCGGCCTTGACCAGACCCTCTCCATGCCTGAGGACTCCTTCGTGCTCAAGTACTTCCTG TACCTAAACGATTACCTCTCCGTGGGCCCACCTGTGTACTTCGTGATGAAAGAAGGCTTCAACTTCACAGACTTCGACGAGCAGAACCTTATATGTGAAGTGTACGGCTGCAACGACGACTCAATGCTCCAGCAAGTGTTCCTCAACTCGCTGGTGCCTGACGA CACTAAAATCGCCTCGGGGGCATCGTCGTGGCTGGGCAGCTACTTCACGTGGCTCATAGACAACGTGGCTGTCAATGGATACACGTTTGCTTGTTGTCGACTGGACGAGGACGGGAATTTCGTCGACTCTTCAG CGGAATTTGACTTTGCTGGCCGGGAGACCTGCCTTCACCTCGACGACTTTATAAACGACAGACCCAAGCCTGAACTGTTCATGGACCACCTGAGGGACTTCCTGTCAGACAACCCGCACGGAACCATGTGCAGCTCGGCCGGCCACCCCGCCTATGGTAACGCCGTGAAGATTGTGAATGACACTGAGACCGGCATGGAGGTGGTCGGGGCAACCAGCTACATGGCCTACCACACCATCCTCAAGACCTCGGAGGACTTCACCAACGCCTTGGACTGGGCGTACCAACTCACCGACAGTCTTACCGAGTACCTGAGGAGCAACTCCAAGTACTCCCCCGACATCGAGGTGTTCCCCTACAG CATCTTCTACGTGTACTACGAGCAGTACCTCACCATGTGGGCCGACACGGGCATCAGTCTGGCCATCTCCCTCGCCTCCGTGTTCGCCGTCACGCTGCTCTTCACCTTCGACCTCACCTCGTCGTTCATCATCCTGGTTACCATCAGCATGATCCTCGCCGACATAATGGGCCTCATGTACTGGTGGGACATCTCCCTCAACGCTGTCTCGCTCGTCAATCTGGTGATG TCGGTGGGCATCTCGGTGGAGTTCTGCAGCCACGTGACGCATGCTTTCGCCACCTCCGTCTTGCCCACGCGGTTGGAGCGAGCCCAAGAAGCCCTGGCCACTATGGGATCCTCG GTCCTCTCCGGCATCACCCTCACCAAGATCGGCGGCATCTTCGTGCTCGGCTTCGCTCAGTCGCAGATCTTCCGCGTGTTCTACTTCAGGATGTATCTCGGCATGGTGGTGTTCGGCGCCGCGCACGGTCTCATGTTCCTGCCGGTGCTGCTGTCCCTGTGCG GTCCGTCAGTGAACAAGGCCTTACTgaagcaaaaggagaaaaaggaggagcaggcGAAGTTGGAGGAGCagctgaagaagacgaagatcGAGAACGAGGTGCTCCAGAATCGGCTCGAAGCCCAGCTCGCCGTGAACCGCCTCCAGCAGCAGCAGGTCGCAGCCGCCAACGAGTCTCTCCAAATGGCTCAGCAACAACAACCAATATACCCTCC